The following DNA comes from Pseudomonadota bacterium.
ACGTCACGGTCGATCTTGACACCGTGTAGGCGGGCAGCTTAGCTTGCCCATGTCTTGCAGGCACGCTGTGGAGGCCAATGCGCTTCGGAAAGGCGCGCTCCGGGGCGTGGAAATGTGCGCTGCGGTAGGGCGCGCTTTGAAAATGTGCGCTGCGGTAAGGAGTAATGCACTTCGGACTGAGAAAGCATGTAGCGACAGCGCTGACCTTGGCGGGCGGATTGCTGGCGTCGGTGTGGGGAGGCGTTACCGGCTGCGCCACCCCAGGGGTAGGCGATCCGTGCTTGCCTGAGAAGGTGCCGGCAGGCGGTTTCAGCGACAACGAAACCTACATCGAGACAAGCTCTGTTCAGTGCCAGACGCGAGTCTGCATCGTCTATAAGCTCAGCGGAGACCCCACACTGCCCCCAGGCCAAGGGGGACCACCCGCTGAAGAAGTGGCAAAGAGGGTCTATTGCAGCTGCCGCTGCAGGTCTAGCGATCCGCGCTTTGCCACCTGCAAGTGTCCGGGCGACTACACGTGTCGTCAAACCCTCGAGTTAGGTGGTCCGGGCATCCAAGGCCATTACTGCGTCAAGAAGGCGGGCTAGGAGAGACCAAGGTGCCGGGACGCGGCTCGGCCCCCGGCCGCACCGAACTGGGTTGTCGCGCGGAGGAGCTCGTCGCAAGGGGCTTGGAAGCGCAAGGATACCTGATTGTCGGCCGCAACGTCCGGGTGGGGCGCCTCGAGCTCGACATTATCGCACGGCGCGGTCGGACTCTGATCGTGTGTGAAGTCAGGGCTCGACGAGACGCCCGCTGGGTCCATCCAGCAGAAACCATCGACTCGCGCAAGCAGAGCCGCATCCGACAGGCGACGGCACGCTGGTTGGCAGTCGCGAGTCTCGGACCGGTTCGAGTTCGGTTTGACGCCGCGGCCGTGGTCTTCGACGTGCCAGAGGGGCGCGTGCAGTACTATGAGAATGCGTTCTAGCTCATACCCAGGTTCTGGCGGATTTGACGCAGGGTCTCGATGATCTCTGGATCGCCCCCTTGGGCCCGCAGCTCCGCGATCAAGGAATCGATTCGGCGCAAATTACCCGCCTCGCGCGCGCGCAGGCTCTCCGCCATCTCCTCGAACGCCTGGAACAGGTTGCGAAGCTCGTCTCCCCTGCGCAAGCCGGGCGGCTCGGTGTCCAAGCGACCGTCGCGCACCTGGCGTAGCAGCCGGGAGATACGGTGCGCCGGCCCGACCACGCGATGTGTGATCACAATCCCGGTAACACCAACAGCCAACGAAAGCACGGCTATGCCGGCAACGATGGCCAGCAACACGAGGCTGTCTGCGCGCCGCGCCTCCTGCTCCAAGAAAGCGGCAAGCTCCGGGCCGACCTCGCCTTGCTGCTGCAACTGCATGATGGTCATGAGCTCGGTCTGCCCCGTGGAGTACTCGTAGGCGAGCAACCCCAGTACAGCCGCCACGGCGACCGTCACGAGCATCACCATGCCCGTGTATTTCAGCTGGAAACGCGCGTCCAGAATGAAGTTGCGCAGCCTGCGTCGGGCCGCTCGCTCCTCGGAGACCTTCACAACGTCGCCCACCGTTTGCGTGTCTGGCATCCTCGACTCCGAGTCCTGGTGCGTTCTAGTGTTGAGCCGATGCGAGCGCTTGCGGCAACCTGCGCAAGGCTCCCCGGTAGGCACCCTCGATCGCCTTGCCGCCGTCGGAAGACCCGTGGACAGTGGCAGCACCGCGCAGGACAGCTTTCATGTTGCGCTCCGGGTAGGTGTTGACGACGATCGATACGACTGCCCGCACCGATCCGGCACGGCGGCGCTCGAGACTCACGACGGAGCTGTCCAGATAGTACCCCCTGAGCGCCTTTCGCTCGATGACCCTCTTGGCTGCTCGCCGGCTCTCATGCTCGGGAGCGACCACCACGCCCTCCATTTTGTGCAGGGCCCGCTCGAGGAACGAGCGCGCGTGCAGCAAGGTCGATCGGTCCACCGAGGCAACGCGACTGCCGGGCATGCCTACCCCTACGTAGTAGCGACCGCCGCCATGCAATGACGCAGGCGGCCCCTCCGAGCCCGGCGCCCCGCCGCGAGGGGACG
Coding sequences within:
- a CDS encoding YraN family protein; translation: MPGRGSAPGRTELGCRAEELVARGLEAQGYLIVGRNVRVGRLELDIIARRGRTLIVCEVRARRDARWVHPAETIDSRKQSRIRQATARWLAVASLGPVRVRFDAAAVVFDVPEGRVQYYENAF
- a CDS encoding HAMP domain-containing protein yields the protein MPDTQTVGDVVKVSEERAARRRLRNFILDARFQLKYTGMVMLVTVAVAAVLGLLAYEYSTGQTELMTIMQLQQQGEVGPELAAFLEQEARRADSLVLLAIVAGIAVLSLAVGVTGIVITHRVVGPAHRISRLLRQVRDGRLDTEPPGLRRGDELRNLFQAFEEMAESLRAREAGNLRRIDSLIAELRAQGGDPEIIETLRQIRQNLGMS
- a CDS encoding HEAT repeat domain-containing protein translates to MTVSVGLADPRSEYLIRLLRSSGQFRVRAQAAVALGRGSSDEAVLRALEGALADRHPAVRAAAASALGVHGGPLALASLRRARGDREAAVRKAVDSALARMRSADGRQAASSPRGGAPGSEGPPASLHGGGRYYVGVGMPGSRVASVDRSTLLHARSFLERALHKMEGVVVAPEHESRRAAKRVIERKALRGYYLDSSVVSLERRRAGSVRAVVSIVVNTYPERNMKAVLRGAATVHGSSDGGKAIEGAYRGALRRLPQALASAQH